A genomic segment from Variovorax paradoxus B4 encodes:
- a CDS encoding class I SAM-dependent methyltransferase: protein MNFKQQMEDNEQAALWNGRAGRAWVDAQEPLDRLLAPFENLLVDEARAASPRRVLDVGCGTGATTLAIARLLGAAGHCVGADISEPMIAAARARAERVGAPASFICGDVQRHAFEPASFDLIVSRFGIMFFDSPVQAFANLRHAASDGAALRVIAWRSAAENPFMTTAERAAAPLLPNLPARQPGAPGQFSFADRDRVSSVLEESGWTGIDIRPIDVECTLPEKALHGYLTRMGPVGLVLQDADERTRTQVIEAVRAAFEPYVHGSEVRFTAACWMIGAQAASATTAPKEAARV, encoded by the coding sequence ATGAACTTCAAGCAGCAGATGGAAGACAACGAACAAGCCGCACTCTGGAACGGCCGCGCCGGGCGCGCCTGGGTCGATGCGCAGGAGCCGCTCGACCGGTTGCTCGCGCCGTTCGAGAACCTGCTCGTGGACGAGGCACGCGCCGCATCCCCGCGCCGGGTGCTCGACGTCGGCTGCGGCACGGGCGCCACCACGCTGGCCATTGCACGGCTGCTCGGCGCGGCGGGGCATTGCGTCGGCGCCGATATTTCGGAGCCGATGATTGCCGCCGCCCGGGCGCGTGCCGAACGGGTGGGCGCGCCGGCGAGCTTCATTTGCGGCGACGTGCAGAGACACGCCTTCGAGCCGGCAAGCTTCGACTTGATCGTTTCGCGCTTCGGCATCATGTTCTTCGACAGCCCGGTGCAGGCCTTTGCGAACCTGCGGCATGCCGCGAGCGACGGTGCCGCGCTTCGGGTCATCGCATGGCGCAGCGCCGCGGAGAACCCGTTCATGACGACGGCGGAGCGCGCCGCCGCACCGCTGCTGCCGAACCTGCCGGCGCGCCAGCCGGGCGCGCCGGGCCAGTTCTCCTTTGCGGACCGTGATCGGGTTTCCTCCGTCCTGGAGGAGAGCGGCTGGACCGGCATCGATATCCGGCCGATCGATGTCGAGTGCACGTTGCCCGAGAAGGCGCTGCATGGCTATCTCACGAGGATGGGCCCTGTCGGCCTGGTTCTTCAGGATGCGGACGAGCGAACGCGCACGCAGGTCATCGAAGCCGTGCGCGCAGCCTTCGAACCTTATGTGCACGGCAGCGAAGTCCGCTTCACCGCCGCCTGCTGGATGATCGGCGCCCAGGCAGCTTCCGCAACAACTGCACCGAAGGAGGCCGCCCGTGTCTGA
- a CDS encoding helix-turn-helix domain-containing protein, with the protein MPRVVANKPQPRDSASGKELERLQQAFGEHLRALRHDRLITIEQLAELAGLHPNYVGSVERGERNLSLFNIWRLAGGLEVSVSQLVETLPARVVKRVRRAG; encoded by the coding sequence ATGCCCCGAGTAGTTGCAAACAAACCCCAGCCACGGGACTCCGCGTCCGGCAAAGAGCTGGAGCGTCTGCAACAAGCATTTGGCGAGCATCTGCGCGCCTTACGACACGACCGCCTCATCACGATCGAGCAACTTGCGGAGTTGGCCGGCTTGCACCCCAACTACGTTGGTTCTGTTGAACGCGGCGAGCGCAACTTGTCGCTCTTCAACATTTGGAGGCTGGCCGGCGGCCTGGAGGTCTCGGTCTCGCAACTTGTGGAAACGCTGCCCGCGCGGGTGGTCAAGCGTGTCCGCCGAGCCGGCTAG
- a CDS encoding YetF domain-containing protein, translating to MGKLREEGIDDLGVVRVARLESDGKVSVIRNE from the coding sequence ATGGGGAAGCTGCGCGAGGAAGGCATTGACGATCTCGGCGTGGTCCGCGTCGCCCGGCTCGAGAGCGACGGCAAGGTGAGCGTCATCCGCAACGAATGA
- a CDS encoding helix-turn-helix domain-containing protein, with protein sequence MRSLSAARIGAQVRALRMAAEVSGGELAKTSGISASMLSRIERGLVSPSVETLERLANGLCVPASRFFSDQARRTDFCHVRAGHGVLVDRIGAVADYRYELLGHLLSGNLFVEPYLVTLLSGADPYVTFQHPGLKFLYFLSGEVTYRYGAKSVAVRAGDSLLFDATALHGIEAIQTQPVSYLSVVFTLRE encoded by the coding sequence GTGCGCAGCCTGTCCGCGGCCCGCATCGGCGCGCAGGTGAGGGCGCTGCGCATGGCGGCCGAGGTGTCTGGCGGCGAACTGGCCAAGACCTCGGGGATTTCTGCCTCGATGCTTTCTCGCATCGAGCGCGGTTTGGTCTCGCCGTCGGTGGAGACCCTGGAGCGTCTCGCGAATGGTCTGTGTGTGCCGGCGTCGCGCTTCTTCAGCGACCAGGCGCGGCGCACTGACTTCTGTCATGTGCGCGCAGGACATGGTGTCTTGGTCGATCGCATCGGCGCGGTGGCGGACTACCGCTACGAGCTGCTGGGCCATCTGCTGTCGGGCAACCTGTTCGTGGAGCCCTACCTGGTCACGCTGCTGTCCGGTGCCGATCCCTACGTGACCTTCCAGCATCCGGGCCTCAAGTTCCTGTACTTCCTGTCCGGGGAGGTCACATACCGCTATGGCGCGAAGTCGGTTGCGGTGAGGGCAGGTGACTCGCTGCTGTTCGATGCGACCGCACTGCATGGGATCGAGGCCATCCAGACCCAGCCAGTCTCTTATCTGTCAGTGGTGTTCACGCTGCGAGAGTAG
- a CDS encoding DUF3182 family protein, protein MDTLFSSGVALVDTVLKSTGGGVVVWSADPQAYCSDHERATRSNFAQRLAALKQFRFAGEYDASRAHENAPLYFVPSDTIASAQLARSLGISTLHDLFGGVVPYPFVATKAITHPLVGRAAVCPEGWEPAFAPAVSDAVLDGFSAFSIEDARWAGRHLLESGVVRVKPVCATGGRGQAVAADADALDRCLAAMDESEIALHGVVLEENLASPETYSVGQVLVDQMIVSYFGRQRMTRDNAGQNVYGGSDLTLVRGNFDALLDMTSPGPALCLAIDQARRYHHAVIDCYPGFFASRVNYDVAQGLGADGAWRSGVLEQSWRVGGATGAEMVALECFWRDPVLERVRISCFEAYGAAVPIPADATVHYRGVDSQVGPLAKYALFQPYDSDTT, encoded by the coding sequence ATGGACACCCTTTTCAGCTCGGGAGTCGCCCTCGTGGACACGGTCCTCAAGAGCACCGGCGGCGGCGTCGTGGTCTGGAGCGCCGATCCGCAGGCCTATTGCAGCGATCACGAGCGGGCCACGCGCAGCAATTTCGCGCAGCGGCTCGCGGCGCTGAAGCAGTTCCGCTTTGCGGGCGAATACGACGCCTCGCGCGCGCACGAGAACGCGCCGCTGTACTTCGTGCCGAGCGACACCATCGCCAGCGCGCAGCTCGCGCGCTCGCTCGGCATCTCGACCTTGCACGACCTGTTCGGCGGCGTGGTTCCATACCCCTTCGTCGCCACCAAGGCCATCACGCATCCGCTGGTGGGCAGGGCGGCCGTCTGCCCCGAGGGATGGGAGCCGGCCTTTGCCCCCGCCGTGTCGGATGCGGTGCTCGACGGCTTTTCCGCGTTCTCGATCGAAGACGCGCGATGGGCCGGGCGCCACCTGCTGGAAAGCGGCGTGGTGCGCGTCAAGCCGGTGTGCGCCACCGGCGGGCGGGGCCAGGCCGTGGCCGCCGACGCCGATGCCCTGGACCGCTGCCTTGCCGCCATGGACGAGAGCGAGATCGCGCTGCATGGCGTGGTGCTGGAAGAGAACCTCGCCAGCCCGGAAACCTACAGCGTCGGGCAGGTGCTGGTCGACCAGATGATCGTGAGCTACTTCGGCCGCCAGCGGATGACGCGCGACAACGCCGGACAGAACGTCTACGGCGGCTCCGACCTGACGCTCGTGCGCGGCAACTTCGATGCGCTGCTTGACATGACCAGCCCCGGCCCGGCGCTTTGCCTGGCCATCGACCAGGCGCGGCGCTACCACCATGCGGTGATCGACTGCTACCCGGGTTTCTTTGCCTCCCGCGTGAACTACGACGTGGCGCAGGGCCTGGGCGCGGACGGCGCCTGGCGATCGGGCGTGCTCGAGCAGTCGTGGCGCGTCGGCGGCGCCACCGGGGCCGAAATGGTCGCGCTCGAATGCTTCTGGCGCGACCCGGTGCTCGAGCGCGTGCGCATCTCCTGCTTCGAAGCGTATGGTGCTGCGGTGCCGATCCCGGCCGATGCGACGGTGCACTACCGAGGCGTCGACTCGCAGGTCGGGCCCCTCGCCAAATACGCATTGTTCCAGCCATATGACAGCGACACGACATAA
- a CDS encoding helix-turn-helix domain-containing protein encodes MATQHLDIAQVAQQSGVPASTLRFYEEKGLIASTGRRGLRRLFDAGVLERLALIAVGRAAGFSLDEIARTFAHEGGPRIDRRMLAAKAEELDRTIRKLSAMRDGLRHAAACPAPSHMECPTFRRIVRAAASGAIGARGKKAPQLPNQAAHRA; translated from the coding sequence GTGGCGACACAACATCTGGACATCGCCCAAGTGGCACAGCAATCCGGCGTTCCCGCATCGACACTGCGGTTCTACGAGGAAAAGGGGCTGATCGCCTCGACCGGCCGGCGCGGCCTGCGCCGCCTGTTCGATGCCGGCGTGCTGGAACGCCTGGCGCTGATCGCCGTGGGACGCGCCGCGGGCTTCTCGCTCGACGAGATCGCGCGCACGTTCGCGCACGAGGGCGGGCCGCGCATCGACCGGCGGATGCTTGCGGCCAAGGCGGAAGAGCTCGACAGGACGATTCGCAAACTCAGCGCCATGCGCGACGGCCTGCGGCACGCTGCCGCCTGCCCTGCGCCGAGCCACATGGAGTGCCCCACGTTCAGGCGCATCGTGCGGGCCGCGGCGTCCGGGGCCATTGGCGCGCGAGGAAAGAAGGCGCCCCAGTTGCCGAATCAGGCAGCACACCGCGCTTAG
- a CDS encoding isochorismatase family cysteine hydrolase: MASSRSEPPALAPAPAAGHTALLIIDMISCWDFPDAEKLLPGAHAIAGRIAALKARCTRAGVPAIYVNDNRGRWRSDFPRLVELSLASGGAGAEITSALLPEETDYFVLKPKQSAFFATPLELLLAYLKARRLIVTGVASDQCIWASVADAGMRDLQAIVPRDCVASQTSTRNQRFLRQAEEALRISTTPGSRIRLPARH; this comes from the coding sequence ATGGCGTCTTCCCGTTCCGAGCCTCCAGCCCTCGCACCGGCTCCCGCCGCCGGCCACACCGCCCTGCTGATCATCGACATGATCAGCTGCTGGGATTTTCCCGACGCCGAAAAGCTGCTGCCCGGCGCGCACGCCATTGCCGGGCGCATCGCGGCACTGAAGGCGCGCTGCACGCGCGCAGGCGTGCCCGCCATCTACGTCAACGACAACCGCGGACGCTGGCGCTCGGACTTTCCCAGGCTGGTGGAACTGTCGCTGGCCTCGGGAGGCGCCGGTGCCGAGATCACCTCGGCGCTCCTGCCCGAAGAGACGGACTACTTCGTGCTCAAGCCCAAGCAATCCGCCTTCTTCGCAACGCCGCTCGAACTGCTGCTCGCGTACCTGAAGGCCAGGCGGCTGATCGTGACCGGCGTGGCAAGCGACCAGTGCATCTGGGCCAGCGTGGCCGACGCGGGCATGCGCGACCTGCAGGCCATCGTTCCCCGCGACTGCGTCGCTTCGCAGACGAGCACACGCAACCAGCGCTTCCTGCGCCAGGCGGAAGAAGCGCTGCGGATCTCCACCACGCCCGGGTCGCGCATTCGCCTGCCCGCGAGGCACTGA
- a CDS encoding PRC-barrel domain-containing protein produces the protein MVSANPVISSERVEGSSVYNASGDKLGSIDELMIDKISGQVRYAVMEFGGFLGIGTDRYPLPWSMLKYDTSQDGYVVPLTKAQIEGAPKYASDRAPEYDDAYSGTVDKYYGL, from the coding sequence ATGGTCAGCGCCAATCCAGTTATTTCGTCAGAGCGTGTCGAGGGGTCATCCGTCTACAACGCGTCGGGAGACAAGCTCGGCAGCATCGACGAACTCATGATCGACAAGATCTCGGGTCAGGTCCGTTATGCCGTGATGGAGTTCGGCGGCTTCCTGGGCATAGGCACGGACCGCTATCCGCTCCCGTGGTCCATGCTGAAGTACGACACCTCGCAGGACGGCTACGTGGTGCCGTTGACCAAGGCACAGATCGAGGGTGCGCCGAAGTATGCGAGCGACCGCGCGCCCGAGTACGACGATGCGTACAGCGGGACGGTGGACAAGTATTACGGACTTTGA
- a CDS encoding CBS domain-containing protein, translated as MTRVSELMTRGVRTLSPTDTVALAAQAMDELDIGAIPVCDGQRLLGMVTDRDIVLRVVAQTRPLDTSLSEVMSKDVKWCSESDNVETVMDEMAGYQLRRMPVVDRGRRRVGMLSLGDTAAKGDIGKAGDTLNIISQPAEPDRSGQSAASGPSGGGSS; from the coding sequence ATGACACGCGTATCCGAACTGATGACACGCGGCGTGCGGACCCTTTCGCCGACCGACACGGTGGCACTGGCCGCCCAGGCCATGGACGAACTGGACATCGGCGCCATTCCCGTGTGCGATGGCCAGCGGCTGCTCGGCATGGTCACCGACCGCGACATCGTGCTTCGCGTGGTGGCGCAGACGCGCCCGCTGGACACTTCACTGTCCGAGGTGATGTCGAAGGACGTCAAGTGGTGCAGCGAGAGCGACAACGTCGAAACCGTGATGGACGAGATGGCCGGCTACCAGCTGCGGCGCATGCCGGTGGTGGACCGCGGCCGCAGGCGGGTGGGCATGCTGTCGCTGGGCGACACTGCCGCGAAGGGCGACATCGGCAAGGCGGGCGACACGCTCAACATCATTTCCCAGCCGGCCGAGCCCGACCGCTCGGGGCAGTCCGCGGCAAGCGGGCCCAGCGGCGGAGGTTCCTCGTAG